A stretch of Lathyrus oleraceus cultivar Zhongwan6 chromosome 6, CAAS_Psat_ZW6_1.0, whole genome shotgun sequence DNA encodes these proteins:
- the LOC127092574 gene encoding DEAD-box ATP-dependent RNA helicase 31 — protein sequence MGFRKDIEKIFAAIPKQRQTLMFSATIPDEVRQVCHIAMKRDFEYINTVQEGSEDTHSQVRQMHLVAPLDKHFPLLYAILKEHIADDVDYKVLVFCTTAMVTRLVADLLGELNLNVREIHSRKPQSYRTRVSDEFRKSKGLILVTSDVSARGVDYPDVTLVVQVGLPADREQYIHRLGRTGRRGKEGQGILLLAPWEEFFLATAKDLPIGKAPVPSVDPDTKKKVERALSNVEMKNKEAAYQAWLGYYNSNKKVGKDKYRLVELANEFSRCMGLDSPPAIPKLVLGKMGLKNIPGLRSK from the exons ATGGGATTTCGCAAAGATATTGAGAAGATATTCGCTGCAATCCCTAAACAACGACAGACACTTATGTTTTCTGCAACAATTCCCGACGAG GTGCGCCAAGTCTGCCATATTGCTATGAAAAGGGATTTTGAATATATTAATACAGTTCAGGAGGGTAGTGAGGATACACATTCACAG GTCCGCCAAATGCATTTAGTTGCACCATTAGACAAGCATTTCCCTTTACTCTATGCTATTCTGAAGGAGCACATTGCAGATGATGTTGACTACAAG GTTCTTGTTTTCTGCACAACCGCTATGGTCACAAGACTTGTTGCTGATCTCCTTGGGGAGTTGAACTTGAATGTGAGAGAAATCCATTCAAGAAAGCCTCAGAGTTATAGAACCAGAGTTTCTGATGAATTCCGGAAGTCAAAGGGTCTCATCTTGGTTACTTCGGATGTATCTGCACGTGGAGTTGATTATCCAGATGTTACTCTTGTTGTACAG GTTGGTCTACCGGCTGATAGAGAACAATATATACATCGACTAGGTAGAACGGGGCGAAGAGGAAAAGAAGGGCAGGGCATACTGCTACTAGCTCCTTGGGAAGAGTTCTTTTTAGCTACTGCAAAAGATTTACCTATTGGGAAAGCTCCGGTCCCTTCAGTTGATCCTGACACTAAGAAAAAG GTGGAAAGGGCTCTATCCAATGTGGAGATGAAAAATAAAGAAGCAGCATATCAGGCATGGCTTGGTTACTACAACTCTAACAAGAAAGTGGGGAAAGATAAGTATAGGTTAGTGGAGCTTGCAAATGAGTTCAGTCGATGCATGGGGCTTGATAGCCCTCCAGCTATTCCTAAGCTTGTCCTTGGCAAGATGGGTCTTAAAAATATCCCTGGTTTACGTTCCAAATAG